A part of Sandaracinaceae bacterium genomic DNA contains:
- a CDS encoding AMP-binding protein codes for MNPFSERMRRVFRTHAARVAVLDRGRACTYAELDQRVQRVAALLHEARVGPGVLVGLDGSRALARVVDLLALMRVGAVPLLLCPRWPQAYRRACIITSLASHTLTAGVLARVEGAASCEPLPSDAAYLIYTSGSSGRPKGVVGTHAGLVPVLDAQIEAFALSPASRSLFLLGLAFDASLSDIGTALLAGATLVLEDDASCAPSRLLATAAQRGVTYADIPPAYLAHLDADALPACLTTLVVGGEVAPPQEVRRLAERVTLFNVYGPTEATICTSLGRCDAAWSRPLLGQPIAGNTYEVVSREGLPAGEGELLIAGPGLALGYHLDDELTAQRFVARAGRRWYRTGDVVRRHPDGEWEFRGRVDRQRKLRGQLVAPEQVEAALLRTGAVRAASVSLSGDGQRLLAQVEPCVAVSRGERAAWGAQLRETLRQQLPAGLVPDEVRLTHELPRGATGKLVHIHAASSLHGAVVLEPPGAVLGRDALAPDEDFFDAGGTSLLALEVAARAEAAGSRVSAVSIAQGRTPRAALASHTAELTTWLARAAQERWLGSVTPLSRTPARPLSAMQVLVTGATGTLGGALLPRLLDELGPDGRVHCLVRRPDALHAGLPPALRVAAGDPRVRVHVGDVTEEHLGLAAAHYAQLTEQLHTVIHLAARLSAAASLHELNAVNLEGTRRVLQLCASGRPKALLHASTLSVFTDALPRPERCMEADDLAITEALLTPYATSKWLAERLVRSADPHAHATTIVRLGLLTSTAADGHGAPHGHLARFLRGLARVGALPAPCVSAATELQLDITPLDHAADACLALLRHDRAAGVGGTYHVAATRPATLAALMLAMHAEGIPLRTLPSQEFFTLAGEQRDPSGDAALMALSLGRGVPGMLASHRALDLFAATGAHFSLVNTTQALAASSSSLHTLQPDHALLRRYVRAALA; via the coding sequence ATGAACCCCTTCTCCGAGCGCATGCGCCGGGTGTTCCGCACGCACGCTGCGCGCGTGGCCGTGCTGGACCGCGGGCGGGCATGCACCTACGCCGAGCTCGATCAGCGTGTGCAGCGCGTCGCGGCGCTGCTGCACGAAGCCCGGGTGGGGCCGGGCGTGCTCGTGGGGCTCGACGGAAGCCGCGCGCTCGCTCGCGTCGTGGACCTGCTGGCCCTCATGCGGGTGGGGGCCGTCCCGCTGCTGCTCTGCCCTCGCTGGCCGCAGGCCTATCGCCGGGCGTGCATCATCACCAGCCTGGCCAGCCACACGCTCACCGCGGGCGTGCTGGCGCGCGTGGAGGGCGCGGCCTCGTGTGAGCCGCTGCCCAGCGACGCGGCGTACCTCATCTACACCAGCGGCAGCAGCGGCCGACCGAAGGGCGTGGTGGGCACGCACGCGGGGCTGGTCCCTGTGCTGGACGCGCAGATCGAGGCCTTTGCGCTGAGCCCTGCGAGCCGCTCGTTGTTCCTGCTGGGGCTCGCCTTCGACGCTAGCCTGTCCGACATCGGCACGGCCCTGCTCGCGGGGGCCACGCTGGTGCTGGAGGACGACGCGAGCTGCGCGCCGAGCCGCCTGCTGGCCACCGCAGCGCAGCGCGGGGTGACCTATGCGGACATCCCCCCGGCCTATCTCGCGCACCTCGACGCCGATGCGCTGCCGGCGTGTCTCACCACGCTCGTGGTGGGCGGGGAGGTCGCCCCGCCGCAGGAGGTCCGCCGCCTCGCCGAGCGGGTGACGCTCTTCAACGTCTATGGCCCCACCGAGGCCACCATCTGTACCAGCCTCGGTCGCTGCGACGCGGCGTGGTCGCGGCCGCTCCTGGGCCAGCCCATCGCCGGGAACACCTACGAGGTGGTGTCGCGCGAAGGGCTGCCTGCAGGCGAGGGCGAGCTGCTGATCGCCGGGCCTGGCCTCGCGCTGGGCTATCACCTCGACGACGAGCTCACGGCGCAGCGGTTCGTGGCGCGCGCGGGACGCCGCTGGTACCGCACGGGCGACGTGGTGCGCCGACACCCGGACGGCGAGTGGGAGTTTCGGGGCCGCGTGGACCGGCAGCGGAAGCTGCGTGGTCAGCTGGTGGCGCCCGAGCAGGTGGAGGCGGCGCTGCTGCGCACGGGGGCGGTGCGGGCCGCCAGCGTGAGCCTCTCGGGTGATGGGCAGCGGCTGCTCGCGCAGGTGGAGCCGTGCGTGGCCGTGAGCCGGGGTGAACGCGCCGCATGGGGTGCCCAGCTGCGCGAGACCCTGCGCCAGCAGCTGCCCGCGGGGTTGGTGCCGGACGAGGTGAGGCTCACGCACGAGCTGCCGCGCGGCGCGACCGGAAAGCTGGTTCACATCCACGCAGCTTCGAGCCTGCACGGCGCCGTGGTGCTCGAGCCTCCCGGAGCGGTGCTGGGCCGCGACGCCCTCGCGCCCGACGAGGACTTCTTCGACGCCGGGGGGACCTCACTGCTCGCGCTCGAGGTCGCGGCGCGCGCGGAGGCGGCGGGCTCGCGCGTGTCTGCTGTGAGCATCGCCCAAGGGCGCACGCCGCGTGCGGCGCTGGCGTCACACACGGCCGAGCTGACCACATGGCTGGCTCGCGCGGCGCAGGAGCGCTGGCTGGGCAGCGTGACTCCACTCTCGCGCACGCCCGCCCGGCCTCTCTCTGCCATGCAGGTGCTCGTGACCGGTGCGACCGGCACGCTGGGCGGCGCGCTGCTGCCGCGCTTGTTGGACGAGCTCGGGCCGGACGGACGCGTGCACTGCCTGGTGCGCCGTCCAGATGCGCTGCACGCCGGGCTCCCCCCGGCGCTGCGCGTTGCCGCTGGGGACCCACGCGTGCGGGTGCACGTGGGAGACGTGACCGAAGAGCACTTGGGCCTGGCCGCAGCTCACTACGCGCAGCTCACCGAACAGCTGCACACCGTGATTCACCTCGCCGCGCGCCTCAGCGCCGCAGCCTCGCTGCATGAGCTGAACGCGGTGAACCTCGAGGGCACCCGGCGCGTGCTGCAGCTGTGTGCCAGCGGCCGCCCGAAGGCGCTGCTCCACGCCTCCACCCTGTCGGTCTTCACCGACGCGCTTCCGCGACCCGAGCGCTGCATGGAAGCCGACGACCTGGCCATCACCGAGGCGCTGCTCACGCCGTACGCCACCAGCAAGTGGCTGGCCGAGCGCCTGGTGCGCAGCGCCGATCCGCATGCGCACGCCACCACCATCGTGCGCCTGGGCTTGCTCACGAGTACGGCAGCGGACGGTCACGGCGCGCCCCACGGGCACCTCGCTCGCTTCCTGCGAGGGCTCGCGCGTGTGGGGGCGTTGCCTGCACCGTGCGTTTCCGCAGCCACGGAGCTCCAGCTCGACATCACCCCGCTCGACCACGCCGCCGACGCCTGCCTCGCGCTGCTGCGCCACGATCGGGCTGCCGGCGTGGGTGGCACCTATCACGTGGCGGCCACCCGGCCCGCCACGCTTGCTGCGCTCATGCTCGCGATGCACGCAGAGGGCATCCCGCTCCGCACGCTTCCTTCGCAGGAGTTCTTCACCCTCGCCGGCGAGCAGCGGGACCCCAGCGGCGACGCCGCCCTCATGGCCCTCTCGCTCGGGCGCGGTGTTCCCGGCATGTTGGCCAGCCACCGGGCCCTCGACCTCTTCGCCGCCACAGGTGCACACTTCTCGCTCGTGAACACCACCCAAGCACTGGCTGCGTCCTCGAGCTCGCTGCACACGTTGCAGCCAGACCACGCGCTCCTGCGACGCTACGTTCGGGCGGCGCTCGCATGA
- a CDS encoding class I SAM-dependent methyltransferase, translating to MRVLGLRAGSWLFDQCCGVGRVAVPLMERGVHVEGVDGVASYVARARARCESLPAGTLGHARFECGDALTYVPAVRCDAAINWYTSFGYSDDDAANTTMLARVRDALRPGGLFALDYPDMERVRACFHPRSERTRDTRSGRFTAVREAHLDERRGMLVDRWTFVAPSGETRTSAGETRLYSSAQLRVLLRSVGFEVLSQVAPRDVGYTEDAGRCILLARRPLLGAASESSGSLGSSP from the coding sequence ATGCGCGTGCTGGGCCTCCGCGCCGGCAGCTGGCTCTTCGACCAGTGCTGTGGCGTGGGGCGCGTGGCGGTGCCCCTGATGGAGCGCGGCGTGCACGTGGAGGGCGTGGACGGCGTGGCCAGCTACGTGGCGCGAGCGCGCGCCCGCTGCGAGAGCCTCCCGGCGGGAACGCTTGGCCATGCCCGCTTCGAGTGTGGAGATGCTCTCACGTACGTGCCGGCCGTCCGCTGCGATGCCGCCATCAACTGGTACACCAGCTTCGGATACTCGGACGACGACGCCGCGAACACCACCATGCTCGCGCGCGTGCGGGATGCGCTGCGCCCGGGTGGTCTCTTCGCGCTCGACTACCCGGACATGGAGCGCGTGCGCGCCTGCTTCCACCCCCGCTCGGAGCGCACGCGTGACACCCGCAGCGGGCGCTTCACAGCCGTGCGCGAGGCGCACCTCGACGAGCGACGTGGGATGCTGGTGGACCGCTGGACCTTCGTGGCCCCCAGCGGGGAGACGCGCACCAGCGCGGGGGAGACTCGGCTCTACTCGAGCGCCCAGCTGCGTGTGCTCTTGCGGAGCGTCGGCTTCGAGGTGCTGAGCCAGGTGGCGCCCCGGGACGTGGGCTACACGGAGGACGCTGGACGCTGCATCCTGCTGGCCCGCCGTCCTCTGCTGGGCGCGGCCTCGGAGAGCTCCGGGAGCTTGGGGAGCTCGCCGTGA
- a CDS encoding AAA family ATPase: MVLGKFYPPHRGHVYLCEFALAHVERLHIVVGTLSRETIPGTVRHALVQELVPGATVHHLTDENPQDPSEHPEFWRIWRESLKRILPEPVDVVFASEPYGQRLASELGARFVPADPARAILPIRATVIRQDPLAAWDDLPRAVRPLFVKRVCLMGPESTGKTTLAASLARDLQTVWVPEYARTYLAQREGQPVLADFEPIARGQVASEQSLARDANRVLICDSDALTTALYADALCGEVPAEVQALADAGRYDLTLLTAPDVPYVPEPLRYLPHARERFFERCVHALEAHGRPYHVLSGGWAARRRSARAAIDALLR; encoded by the coding sequence ATGGTGCTCGGCAAGTTCTACCCGCCGCACCGCGGGCACGTGTACCTCTGCGAGTTCGCGCTGGCCCACGTGGAGCGCCTGCACATCGTGGTGGGCACGCTCTCGCGCGAGACCATCCCGGGCACCGTGCGCCACGCCTTGGTCCAAGAGCTGGTGCCGGGGGCCACGGTGCATCACCTCACCGACGAGAACCCACAGGACCCGAGCGAGCACCCCGAGTTCTGGCGCATCTGGCGCGAGAGCCTGAAGCGCATCCTGCCCGAGCCGGTGGACGTCGTGTTCGCGTCGGAGCCGTATGGCCAGCGGCTGGCCAGCGAGCTGGGTGCGCGCTTCGTGCCGGCCGACCCGGCGCGGGCCATCCTGCCCATCCGCGCCACCGTCATTCGCCAGGACCCGCTCGCCGCGTGGGACGACCTGCCGCGCGCGGTGCGCCCGCTCTTCGTGAAGCGCGTGTGCCTGATGGGGCCCGAGTCCACCGGCAAGACCACGCTGGCGGCGAGCCTCGCGCGCGACCTCCAGACGGTCTGGGTGCCCGAGTACGCCCGCACGTACCTCGCACAGCGCGAAGGTCAGCCCGTGCTGGCGGACTTCGAGCCCATCGCCCGTGGGCAGGTGGCCTCCGAGCAGTCCCTCGCGCGTGACGCCAACCGCGTGCTGATCTGCGACAGCGACGCGCTCACCACCGCGCTCTACGCCGACGCGCTGTGCGGCGAGGTGCCGGCCGAGGTGCAGGCCCTGGCCGACGCCGGTCGCTACGACCTCACGCTGCTCACCGCGCCCGACGTGCCTTACGTCCCGGAGCCCCTGCGCTACCTGCCGCACGCTCGCGAGCGCTTCTTCGAGCGCTGTGTGCATGCGCTCGAGGCACACGGTCGTCCCTATCACGTGCTGAGCGGTGGCTGGGCGGCCCGCCGTCGCAGCGCACGCGCCGCCATCGACGCGCTGCTCAGGTGA